The following proteins are co-located in the Halobaculum roseum genome:
- a CDS encoding MarR family transcriptional regulator: MPIDIETFEASPEDHLQRSGETNADRVMRFLAAHPDQAFTQSEIRDATDVKAGSISVVLSRLEDRGLVRHKGNYWALGEVDDVAAYASMLESTRAANDRFGEEDIDEWLEHAVDDEDEATE, encoded by the coding sequence ATGCCCATCGACATCGAGACCTTCGAAGCCTCCCCCGAGGACCACCTCCAGCGCTCCGGGGAGACGAACGCGGACCGCGTGATGCGCTTCCTCGCTGCGCACCCTGACCAGGCGTTCACGCAGAGCGAGATTCGCGACGCAACTGACGTCAAAGCAGGGAGCATCAGTGTCGTCCTCTCCCGCCTCGAAGACCGAGGGCTCGTCCGGCACAAGGGCAATTACTGGGCGCTCGGTGAGGTCGATGATGTCGCCGCGTACGCCAGCATGCTCGAGAGTACGCGAGCGGCCAACGACCGTTTCGGTGAAGAGGACATAGACGAATGGTTGGAGCACGCTGTCGACGACGAGGACGAGGCGACTGAATGA
- a CDS encoding type II toxin-antitoxin system PemK/MazF family toxin, which yields MSYQRGDVVWGPDPFKSGENPRPWLILNNDTHPFGEEEYMTVTLTTTPHDEGIPLDDTDWVEGGMPRQSYASPWAVASPKHAAIVRRQGRLEESFVLTVVDALEAYLESPTED from the coding sequence ATGAGCTATCAGCGTGGGGATGTCGTCTGGGGACCTGACCCGTTCAAGTCGGGAGAGAACCCTCGTCCGTGGCTGATTCTCAACAACGACACGCATCCATTCGGTGAAGAGGAGTATATGACGGTCACACTAACGACGACACCCCACGACGAGGGGATTCCCCTCGACGACACCGACTGGGTCGAGGGCGGGATGCCTCGGCAGAGTTACGCCTCGCCGTGGGCCGTCGCGTCGCCGAAGCACGCCGCGATTGTTCGACGCCAGGGCCGCCTCGAGGAGTCGTTCGTCCTGACCGTCGTCGACGCACTCGAAGCGTATCTCGAATCACCGACCGAGGACTGA
- a CDS encoding DUF7558 family protein, translated as MQQTLVGCAFCDAPPGTETGEAHTWGQDERVTHPICVDCAIQTEPDPDERDHVACDGCGLVVDTLAALTRFWVELGHLEGPLQLCARCSPGGLATYWTRDLEEHMVEQ; from the coding sequence ATGCAGCAGACCCTCGTCGGCTGTGCGTTCTGCGACGCCCCACCCGGCACCGAGACTGGTGAGGCCCACACCTGGGGACAGGACGAGCGGGTCACCCACCCGATCTGCGTCGACTGCGCGATTCAGACGGAGCCGGATCCCGACGAGCGCGATCACGTCGCCTGTGACGGCTGTGGCCTGGTCGTCGACACGCTTGCGGCGCTCACCCGGTTCTGGGTCGAGCTCGGGCACCTCGAAGGCCCGTTGCAGCTGTGCGCCCGCTGTAGTCCGGGCGGGCTCGCGACGTACTGGACGCGCGACCTCGAGGAACATATGGTTGAGCAGTAG